In one Candidatus Hydrogenedentota bacterium genomic region, the following are encoded:
- a CDS encoding DUF1499 domain-containing protein: MAEPWKHEPAESDSGNRAIFFAWAVLLPLGLLIAGAALAHFEVIAPFRGFLIFALGGLVSLVHTLILILVRAVTKRPPRIVVGLAALPMLVAIGSAAPGAGAPRINDVSTDVENPPQFVAVAELPDNAGRDMTFPVDFGPKIRDNYPNITTFRVVDADPSTRKKVFDAALEYANAQRDWAVIRSNADHGIIEGYAVTRLFRFRDDFVMRIIERDGQAMFDMRSKSRDGKGDLGANAKRIGAALEYMRATFGSASSVVKGVYVKTRPV; the protein is encoded by the coding sequence ATGGCGGAACCCTGGAAACACGAGCCGGCCGAATCTGACAGCGGGAATCGGGCCATCTTTTTCGCCTGGGCCGTGCTGCTTCCGTTGGGGCTACTTATCGCGGGCGCAGCGCTCGCGCACTTCGAAGTGATCGCACCGTTCCGAGGTTTCCTCATCTTCGCCTTGGGCGGACTCGTCAGCCTCGTACATACACTCATCCTGATTCTTGTTCGTGCCGTAACAAAACGTCCGCCTCGGATCGTCGTCGGGCTCGCGGCCCTGCCCATGCTTGTCGCGATAGGTTCCGCCGCACCTGGAGCCGGCGCGCCGCGCATCAACGACGTCTCGACCGACGTGGAAAACCCGCCGCAATTTGTCGCAGTCGCCGAACTCCCCGATAACGCGGGCCGCGATATGACGTTTCCTGTGGACTTCGGACCGAAGATTCGCGACAACTACCCGAACATAACCACGTTTCGCGTGGTGGACGCCGATCCGTCCACGCGCAAGAAGGTATTTGACGCCGCGCTCGAATACGCGAACGCGCAGCGCGACTGGGCTGTAATACGGTCGAACGCCGATCACGGCATTATCGAAGGGTATGCCGTCACCCGCCTGTTCCGGTTTCGCGACGACTTTGTGATGCGCATTATCGAGCGCGACGGACAGGCAATGTTCGACATGCGATCGAAATCGCGCGACGGCAAGGGCGACCTCGGCGCCAACGCCAAACGTATTGGCGCCGCGCTCGAATACATGCGCGCCACTTTCGGCAGCGCGTCATCGGTCGTAAAAGGCGTGTACGTGAAGACCCGGCCCGTGTAG
- a CDS encoding DNA-processing protein DprA, translated as MEPRDIAALLALMRVEGAGNATGRRALSMAQFLGITVSEAIATDPRDLLLQLPANAFDAVLLAARQVNADSLALAKRHAARILHHGVRCSAFTDENYPELLSLHLGETAPALIWCAGNFDLLRAYSAGIVGTRTPSHTGEGIAADCARLFAREGICVVSGGADGIDTAAHRAALDANGSTVIVLPQGIRRYSFPAYVRDAIESNQCVLISQFDPEMAWQTHAAVTRNATIAALSKLVCVIEPRHMGGSMRTAAHTHEQSKPLFHYCESKRGAPYQSLTQYRASPLLSNGSSLDSHALLEAWRAAPGVKSQQAEFDTCARDSLKAT; from the coding sequence ATGGAACCACGAGACATCGCGGCGCTGCTCGCGCTCATGCGCGTTGAAGGTGCAGGCAACGCCACAGGACGCCGCGCTCTGTCCATGGCGCAGTTTCTCGGCATTACCGTGTCCGAAGCGATCGCGACCGACCCGCGCGATCTCCTTCTCCAACTCCCGGCGAACGCGTTCGACGCGGTGCTCCTCGCGGCGCGCCAAGTTAACGCCGACTCCCTCGCACTCGCGAAACGCCACGCCGCCCGCATCCTGCACCACGGCGTCCGGTGTTCCGCGTTTACGGACGAGAACTATCCCGAACTACTTTCCCTGCATCTCGGCGAAACCGCGCCCGCACTCATCTGGTGTGCGGGCAACTTCGACCTTCTCCGTGCCTACAGCGCGGGAATCGTCGGCACGCGAACGCCCTCGCACACCGGCGAGGGCATCGCCGCGGATTGCGCGCGCCTGTTCGCGCGCGAAGGCATCTGCGTCGTCAGCGGTGGCGCGGACGGCATCGACACCGCAGCGCACCGTGCCGCTCTCGACGCGAACGGATCGACCGTCATTGTTCTACCGCAAGGCATTCGCAGGTACTCGTTTCCCGCGTACGTGCGCGACGCCATCGAATCGAACCAGTGCGTCCTCATCAGCCAGTTCGATCCGGAAATGGCCTGGCAAACCCACGCAGCCGTCACTCGCAACGCCACCATCGCCGCGCTGTCGAAACTCGTCTGCGTCATTGAACCCCGGCACATGGGCGGCAGCATGCGCACGGCGGCGCACACACACGAGCAGAGCAAACCCCTCTTCCATTACTGCGAATCCAAACGCGGCGCTCCGTACCAATCGCTCACGCAATATCGCGCCAGCCCTCTGCTCTCGAATGGATCGTCGCTCGATTCCCACGCGCTGCTCGAGGCTTGGCGCGCCGCACCCGGCGTGAAGTCGCAGCAGGCGGAGTTCGACACATGCGCACGTGATAGTCTAAAAGCAACTTAG
- the murQ gene encoding N-acetylmuramic acid 6-phosphate etherase: MTERLVIAIDGGGTGTRVGLYKETGEQVSETTGAAVNPFQVAPSAAADHVASLASLLMRDRPNAQAVVYAGISGAREQNLREIFAQSLCVNVPRVERAVVTTDVHAHLLANLDRRAGALAISGTGSSVAVLDATRQVSLFGGRGPILGDDGSAYHVAVTALRRGLFAKDESGEAPALLKALRRSAELKSAEGFVGWGKLQIAKLAEVVLQRADDGDSFALECVRDCAMSLANLVRAAVRRTQLGPTAPIFVMGGMFEHSFLYWDEFRQQLRKLGVENEVKIAPLIGHRAIFELSRHAHLPESVPQAESTPLSRMSTEPDRLPSHEDDSTPLDWLNTPWIVERMRRADSAAALATHACQTELALLINRIVKAFRYGGRLVYIGAGTSGRIGVLDASECPPTFGVPPGQVIGIIAGGDRALRESVEGAEDDESLGRADIDAIDPPIGKDDVVVGIAASGTTPYTLAAIAAAKARGAATALVYCNPDAKIGESVDHVLLLPTGPEVLPGSTRLKAGTATKMVLNTITTGAMALSGRVFEGYMIGVQPTNTKLRKRAAHIISVLTGIDNEKAAQRLRDAGDSVAAAVLMERLKISAEEAHALLESARGDVRAAIALHSSMKETRD; the protein is encoded by the coding sequence ATGACAGAACGATTGGTCATCGCGATTGATGGCGGCGGTACCGGCACGCGCGTCGGGCTGTACAAGGAAACAGGGGAGCAAGTATCCGAAACCACGGGCGCGGCGGTGAATCCGTTTCAGGTTGCGCCAAGCGCCGCCGCGGATCATGTGGCATCGCTAGCGTCGTTGCTGATGCGGGATCGGCCGAACGCTCAAGCGGTCGTTTATGCCGGAATCTCCGGCGCGCGCGAACAAAACCTCAGGGAAATTTTTGCGCAGTCTCTCTGCGTGAACGTTCCTCGCGTCGAACGCGCCGTAGTTACGACGGACGTGCACGCACATCTGTTGGCAAACCTGGACCGTCGGGCGGGCGCGCTGGCGATAAGCGGAACGGGAAGTAGCGTGGCCGTGCTCGATGCGACGCGACAAGTATCTCTCTTCGGGGGACGCGGGCCAATCCTCGGCGATGACGGGAGCGCATACCATGTTGCTGTAACGGCGCTGCGCCGCGGGCTGTTCGCAAAAGACGAGAGCGGCGAGGCGCCTGCGTTGTTGAAAGCGCTCCGCAGAAGCGCGGAACTAAAAAGCGCCGAAGGCTTTGTCGGTTGGGGGAAGCTTCAGATTGCAAAGCTCGCGGAAGTTGTCCTGCAACGTGCCGATGACGGCGACTCGTTCGCACTCGAGTGCGTACGCGATTGTGCGATGTCGCTTGCGAATCTCGTGCGCGCCGCGGTAAGGCGTACGCAGCTTGGCCCAACTGCGCCCATCTTCGTCATGGGCGGAATGTTTGAGCACAGTTTCTTGTATTGGGATGAGTTTCGCCAGCAGTTACGGAAGCTCGGCGTCGAGAACGAAGTGAAGATTGCGCCGTTGATCGGACACCGCGCCATATTTGAACTTAGCCGCCATGCGCACTTGCCGGAGTCGGTGCCGCAAGCCGAGAGCACGCCGCTGTCGCGTATGTCAACTGAACCGGACCGCTTACCTTCGCACGAGGACGACAGCACCCCGCTAGACTGGCTGAACACGCCTTGGATTGTCGAGCGCATGCGACGCGCGGACAGCGCGGCGGCGCTCGCGACGCACGCGTGCCAAACGGAACTGGCATTGCTCATCAATCGGATCGTCAAAGCGTTTCGCTACGGCGGCCGACTCGTCTACATCGGTGCGGGGACGAGTGGGCGGATTGGGGTGTTGGATGCGTCGGAGTGCCCTCCTACGTTCGGGGTGCCGCCGGGGCAGGTAATTGGGATTATCGCGGGCGGCGACCGTGCGTTGCGGGAGAGCGTCGAGGGCGCGGAGGACGACGAGAGTTTGGGCCGCGCGGACATCGACGCGATCGATCCGCCGATCGGGAAGGATGACGTTGTCGTCGGAATAGCGGCGTCTGGGACGACGCCGTATACGTTGGCGGCTATCGCAGCGGCCAAGGCGCGCGGCGCGGCGACGGCCCTGGTGTACTGCAATCCGGATGCGAAGATTGGCGAAAGCGTCGATCACGTGTTGCTGTTGCCGACGGGGCCGGAGGTGTTGCCCGGGTCGACGAGATTGAAGGCGGGGACGGCGACAAAAATGGTGTTGAACACCATTACCACGGGCGCGATGGCGTTGTCGGGACGCGTGTTCGAGGGATACATGATTGGCGTGCAACCGACAAACACGAAGTTGCGCAAGCGCGCGGCACACATCATTTCCGTTTTGACCGGGATTGATAACGAGAAAGCTGCGCAACGGCTGCGGGACGCCGGCGATAGTGTTGCGGCAGCCGTGTTAATGGAACGGTTAAAGATTTCCGCGGAGGAGGCGCACGCGTTGCTCGAGAGCGCGCGCGGTGACGTGCGCGCGGCAATTGCGTTGCACAGTAGCATGAAAGAAACGAGAGATTGA
- a CDS encoding SpoIID/LytB domain-containing protein yields MTIEASGDTQIESGGKRLPLAPGAWQFLRGQVQPPSQRYYVFSKTFRPGDEPAMELYLAEWKAKGYEAEPVLRGDRYETNDGRVLDGCQYWVSLARAATHTDAQQIVKRLETLGTWAWVRVETIAPGSGTVSLRSGGQQVASIALPLTLRSANPVSVKTGSREGIFAGAIELWVEPDATLGVYETLPMEDYLAGVLPAEMPSTWPMEALEAQAVTARSDVLEHLGFKHTLEGFHFTNSEGDRVYAGHGGRLASTDAAVANTRGQVIVANGRIVPAVFSADCGGWTENNETVWSSPPNAALRGVSDLLDAPDPPGSPSNIVDWLGTRPPANCAADEKEFRWTRRVGAEQLNGLVNRQYRVGRILSIRAGERGVSGRLKSVTVKGTAGSVTIRKELPIRQAFGDLPSSMLIIKEERGPSGPVAWIFTGGGRGHGVGLCQHGARGMALKGFGHDAIVAHYFSGSTLATVR; encoded by the coding sequence GTGACCATCGAGGCCTCGGGCGACACGCAGATCGAGTCCGGCGGGAAACGGTTGCCGCTTGCACCGGGTGCATGGCAGTTCCTGCGTGGGCAGGTACAGCCGCCAAGTCAGCGGTATTACGTGTTCTCGAAGACGTTTCGTCCCGGCGACGAGCCGGCGATGGAGCTTTACCTCGCGGAGTGGAAGGCAAAAGGTTACGAAGCGGAGCCGGTGTTGCGCGGGGACCGATACGAGACGAACGACGGGCGTGTGCTTGATGGATGCCAGTATTGGGTGTCACTCGCGCGCGCGGCGACGCATACCGACGCCCAACAGATCGTGAAGCGGCTGGAAACGCTGGGCACGTGGGCGTGGGTGCGCGTAGAGACAATCGCGCCGGGCAGCGGAACGGTCTCGCTGCGGTCCGGCGGGCAACAGGTGGCATCAATAGCATTGCCGCTCACGCTGCGCAGCGCGAATCCGGTGTCCGTCAAAACGGGTTCGCGCGAAGGAATATTCGCGGGCGCAATCGAATTGTGGGTCGAGCCGGATGCGACGCTTGGGGTGTACGAAACCCTGCCGATGGAGGACTACCTCGCGGGTGTGCTGCCAGCAGAGATGCCATCCACGTGGCCGATGGAGGCGCTCGAAGCGCAGGCAGTGACTGCGCGCAGCGACGTACTCGAGCACCTTGGTTTCAAACACACGTTGGAGGGTTTCCACTTTACGAACAGCGAAGGCGACCGCGTGTACGCCGGGCACGGCGGGCGCCTTGCGTCGACCGATGCGGCGGTCGCGAATACGCGCGGCCAAGTGATCGTGGCGAACGGGCGCATCGTGCCGGCCGTATTTAGCGCCGACTGCGGGGGCTGGACGGAGAACAACGAGACGGTCTGGTCGTCGCCCCCGAACGCGGCGCTTCGGGGGGTATCGGACCTGTTGGACGCGCCGGACCCTCCTGGCTCGCCGAGCAACATTGTCGATTGGCTGGGGACAAGGCCCCCCGCAAACTGCGCTGCGGACGAGAAGGAGTTCCGCTGGACCCGGCGGGTCGGCGCGGAACAGCTCAACGGGCTGGTCAACCGGCAGTATCGGGTGGGTCGAATCTTAAGCATTCGGGCGGGGGAACGGGGCGTCAGCGGGCGGCTGAAATCGGTCACCGTAAAGGGCACGGCAGGGTCGGTAACCATTCGCAAGGAACTTCCTATCCGGCAAGCATTTGGCGATTTACCCAGCTCCATGTTAATAATTAAGGAGGAACGGGGACCGTCAGGCCCGGTTGCATGGATATTCACGGGCGGCGGCCGGGGCCATGGCGTGGGGTTGTGCCAGCACGGTGCGCGCGGAATGGCGCTCAAAGGATTTGGGCACGACGCGATTGTGGCGCATTATTTCAGCGGTTCGACGTTGGCGACAGTACGCTAA
- a CDS encoding anhydro-N-acetylmuramic acid kinase: MLFEGIKKKPTRYVIGLACGNSCRGVDAALVRIKGTGKDLAIKLIRFKHFPYSQGLRTRLIVARKDAREICLLNFELGEFLAEATTDMQRFAHAEMCEVDFVASSGFSVAHNPPRGYDHAVGTMQVGEAAVIAERTNLPVVSDFRARDIAGGGQGGPISAYPDWALFRREDRTIARVHLGGITSISVLTPKLEDVIAFDAGPGTVAIDGAVRLLSGGNMEIDDKGAAAAKGVVIDEFLEYLLDHPYFAKVPPKCTSRDEFGPEVYLRDALAGRKEHSFEDLMATVTSAVSYCIVRAFNRFVKPQYQVSRLILSGGGSVNQALLTRIKNGLSDLTIRMSDEYGLPHDAVDAIGAAILGNETFCGTPCNVPHATGAKGPIVLGRITPA; encoded by the coding sequence ATGCTGTTCGAGGGAATCAAGAAAAAGCCGACGCGCTATGTGATTGGCCTGGCCTGCGGCAATTCGTGCCGCGGGGTGGATGCCGCGCTGGTGCGCATCAAAGGCACGGGCAAGGATCTCGCCATCAAGCTGATCCGCTTCAAGCACTTCCCATACTCGCAGGGGCTGCGCACGCGCCTCATCGTTGCGCGCAAGGACGCGCGCGAGATTTGTCTTCTCAATTTCGAGTTGGGCGAATTCCTCGCCGAAGCGACTACGGACATGCAACGCTTCGCGCACGCGGAAATGTGCGAAGTGGATTTCGTCGCGTCATCGGGCTTCTCCGTCGCGCACAACCCGCCGCGCGGATACGACCACGCCGTGGGGACGATGCAGGTAGGCGAGGCCGCAGTGATTGCGGAGCGCACGAACCTGCCCGTCGTGTCGGACTTTCGCGCGCGCGATATCGCCGGCGGGGGACAGGGCGGGCCGATCTCCGCGTACCCGGACTGGGCGCTGTTTCGCCGCGAGGACCGGACCATCGCGCGTGTGCACCTCGGCGGAATCACGAGCATTTCCGTATTAACGCCAAAATTGGAGGACGTCATCGCGTTCGATGCCGGCCCGGGGACGGTTGCGATCGACGGCGCCGTGCGGCTGCTCTCCGGCGGCAACATGGAGATCGACGACAAGGGCGCGGCGGCCGCGAAGGGTGTGGTAATCGACGAGTTCTTGGAGTACCTGTTGGACCATCCGTACTTTGCGAAGGTGCCGCCGAAGTGCACGAGCCGCGACGAATTTGGGCCGGAAGTGTATCTGCGTGACGCGCTCGCCGGCCGCAAGGAGCATTCGTTCGAGGACCTGATGGCGACGGTGACGTCCGCGGTGAGCTACTGCATCGTCCGCGCGTTCAATCGCTTTGTGAAACCACAGTATCAAGTTTCGAGACTGATCCTCAGCGGCGGCGGCAGTGTGAACCAAGCGCTGCTCACGCGCATCAAGAATGGGCTTTCCGATCTGACCATCCGCATGAGCGACGAATACGGCCTGCCACACGACGCGGTGGACGCCATCGGCGCGGCGATCCTCGGCAACGAGACCTTTTGCGGCACGCCGTGCAACGTGCCGCACGCAACCGGGGCGAAGGGGCCGATCGTGCTGGGGCGGATCACGCCTGCGTAG